GGCGCTCGGTCTCATGGCCGCGCTCTACGCGCCGATCACCGATGCCGGCAGCCCGCTGGTGACGACCAACCGGCGCACCGCCGAACTGATCAAATATGCCGCCAACTGCTTCCTGGCCTTGAAGATCACCTACATCAACGAGATCGCCAATCTCTGCGAGGAGGTCGGCGCGGATGTCGAGGATGTCTCCCGCGGCATCGGGCTCGACAGCCGCATCGGCGCGAAATTCCTCAAAGCCGGCCCGGGTTTCGGCGGTTCCTGTTTCCCCAAGGACATGCTGGCCTTGATGAAGACCGCCCAGGACCATGGCGTGCCCCTGCGTTCGGTCGAGACCGCGGTTGCGGTCAACGATGCCCGCAAGGGCGAGATGGTGCGCAAGATCATCCGCGCCGCCGGCGGCTCGGTCCAGGGCAAGTCCATTGCGGTGCTCGGCCTCACCTTCAAGCCCGACACCGACGACATGCGCTCGGCGGCTTCGCTCATCATCCTGCCGCGGCTGATCAAGGCCGGCGCCAGCATCCGCGCCTATGACCCGGCCGGCATGGCCCACGCCGCGCCGCTGCTGCCCGGTGTCGTGATGGCGGCAAGCGCGCTCGAGGCGGCCGAAGGCGCCGATCTCGCCGTGCTGGTCACCGAATGGGCCGAGTTCAGCACGCTCGACCTCGGCGCGCTGGGCCGCGTGCTGAAAAACCCTTTGCTGGTCGACCTGCGCAACCTGTTCGACCCGCTGGCGGCCGAACGATCAGGGCTGCGTTATGTCTCGGTCGGCCGCGGCGACAGCCCCGAGGCCATGCCCCTGACCGGGCACCAGCCATTCGCTGCAATGCAACAAAAGCTCTTGGCGGTTTCTTGACCTCTCATGGCTATCGGGTGATGGAAGGGCCGCCACGACAGGCTGGGTGGCCAAGCGGGAGTAACGCATGACAGTGCTCGTCACCGGCGGCGCCGGTTATATCGGCAGCCACATGGTCCTCGAACTGCTGGATGCCGGCGAGCCGGTCATCGTCCTCGACAATCTGTCCACCGGTTTTGCCTGGGCGGTCGACAAGCGCGCCACCCTGGTGGTCGGCGACATGGGCGACCAGGACTTCGTCGAGCGGGTGATCCGCCATCACGGCGCCGACGCCATCATCCATTTCGCCGCGCGCATCGTCGTGCCGGATTCGGTTGCCGACCCGCTCGGTTATTACCTCGCCAACACGGTGAAGACCCGCGCGGTGATGGCCGCCGCGGTGGCGACCGGGGTGAAGAACTTCATCTTTTCCTCGACCGCCGCGGTCTATGGCACGCCCGAGGTCATGCCGGTCAACGAGGACGCGGCGACCCGGCCGGAAAGCCCCTATGGCACCTCCAAGCTGATCACCGAATGGATGCTGCGCGACGCGGCGGCAGCCCATGACATCCGTTATGTCGTGCTGCGTTATTTCAACGTCGCCGGCGCCGACCCGAAAGGCCGCACCGGCCAGTCGACGCCGAACGCCACCCATCTGATCAAGGTGGCGGTGCAGACCGCCCTGGGCCTGCGCGACAAGATGGACGTCTTCGGCACGGATTATCCGACCCCCGACGGCACCTGCGTGCGCGACTATATCCACGTCACCGACCTGGTCCGCGCCCATTCCGCGGCGCTCGCCTATCTCAGGGCCGGCGGAACCAGCATGGTGGCCAATTGTGGCTATGGCCGGGGCTATTCGGTGCAGGAGGTGATCGACACCGTGCGCGAGGTCACCCGCGTGCAGTTCCGCACCGATTATGCGCCGCGCCGGCCGGGCGATGCCGCGGCCGTGGTCGCCGATCCCTCGCGCGTCAAGGCGACGCTGGCCTGGGTGCCCGCGCATGAAAACCTCGGCGAGATCGTCGAGCACGCCTATGCCTGGGAGCGGCGGCTCGCCAACGGCCCGAAATAGCGGGCCAAAGGCCCCGCGAGCCCAACGCGGCGCGCGCCTGAAGCAGCGTGCGTCATCCCCGGCGGAGCCCAGGCAGAAGCAGGGGCTTCTGCCTGGGCTCCGCCGGGGATGACGTAGGACGCTCGACGCCGTCGATGCACCCCCTCACCGCCCCTGCCGGTCACTCCCGACAATCAGGCAGCCTGCCGCCGCCACCCCGACCGGAAAGCCGCTCGGCTCGATCACCAGGGCGGCGACCGTCAGCCAGGCCGCCAGCGACCAGCCAATGAAGGCCGGCACCGGCAGGCCGCGCCGGTCGAGCCAGAGCACCAGTTGCGCCAGGATCAAAAGCGGCACGGCGAAACTGCCGACGGTCGTCCAGAACGACAGGTTGCTGTCGAGGACCGGGCGCGGCTGGCCGGCCGGCGGCTGCCAGTGCTCAAGCGTCCAGAGCCCGAGCCTCAGCCAGCCCGGCATGTCGGCCGCGGCATCGAGGCCGAGCACACCGAGATGCAGGAGGCCGAGCGCGATCATCGCCCGGGCGCTCCAGCGGATCATGCCGCCGCCTCCGGGCGCCAGTCCGCGGCATCGACCTGCCGCAACAGGCCGGCGAGGTCGTAATAGAACCGCTCGCCGGCCATCAGCCCGTCGCGGAACCCGACAAAGACGCAGAACCGGTAGCTGACCAGCTTGCCGGTCGGCGGAATGCCGAGGAAAGTGCCGACATGCCGGCCCTCGAACCGGCCTTGCCCGACATAGCTGCCGTCCTCGGTCCAATGGCCGCGGTCTTCCGCGCCGCGCGAAAAGGTCAGGCCGAAAGCGTCCCACCACTGGCGGTAATGGGCCTCCGCGCCAGCCCGGCCATGGAACACCTGGCCCGTCGCCATGTCCTCGAACAGGCAGTCCTGGTGCAGGGTGGCGAGCGTTTCCGCCATGCGATGGGCATTCTCGGCGGCGACATGGGCGTTCAACAGGGCCATTCGTTCGGTCTGCATGGGTGGTTCTCCGGCTGGCTGACATCGGGATCATCGGCCATATTGGCTCGTCAGGAAGATCCATTTAGAGATTTTTGACTGGACCAATCCGGAGCCGTCCATGCGCCAGGCCGATGACCGCATGCTGGTGCTGGCGCCGCCCGGCGCCGGCCTCACCCGCCAGGACTGGCTCACCCGGGAGATCCGCCGGGCCATTCTCGACGGACGGCTCATCGCCGGCGCGCTTCTGCCGGCAAGCCGGGACCTGGCCCGCCTTCACGGCGTTTCGCGCGGCACGGTGGTCGCGGCCTATGGCCAGCTCGCCGACGAGGGGTATGTCCGGGGCCAGGTTGGCCGCGGCACGGTGGTGGCGGCAAGGCTCGCCGAACCGCCGCGCGCCCGCCGGCCGCAGCCGGTGCCGGCGCTCGACCCGGGGCTGTCGGCCCGCGGCGAGGCGCTGGCCCGCCCGCGCTTTCCCATGGTCCCGCCGGCGGCCGGGACCCAGGCCTTTCGCGCCGGCCAGCCGGATCTCGAAGCCTTTCCCTTGGGCCTCTGGACCCGGCTTGCCGCCAGGCGGTCGCGGCTCAACCAGCGCGGCCTGCTGGCCGATGGCGACCCGCGCGGTTACCGGCCGCTGCGCGAGGCGATTGCCGCCCATGTCGCGGCAAGCCGCGGTTTTGCCTGCGGGCCCGACGATGTCGTGGTGGTCGGCAGCGTCCAGCAAGCGCTGGATCTCGCCGCCCGCCTGACGCTGGATCCCGGCGACCAGGCCGTCGTCGAGGACCCCGGCTACCCCGCCGCCGCCCAGGTGCTGGCCGCCGCCGGTGCGGTGCTGGTGCCGGTTTCCGTCGATGCCGAAGGCCTGGATGTCGCTGACGCGCTCGCCCGCGCGCCGTCTGCCCGTTTCGTCCATGTCACGCCGGCGCGCCAGGCGCCGCTCGGCGTGCCGCTCAGCCTCGCCCGCCGCATGCGCCTCATCGCCTGGGCGGCCGAGACCGGCGCCATCGTCTTCGAGGATGATTATGACGGCGAATACCGTTTCGCCGGCCGGCCGCTCGCCGCGCTGAAGAGCCTCGATCGCGCCGACAAGGTCATCTATGCCGGCACCTTCAGCAAGCTGATGTTTCCGGGCCTCCGGCTCGCCTTCGTTGTGCTGCCCGATCGGCTGCGCGAGCCCTTCGCCGCGGCGCTTTCGCTGACCGCCCGCCACGCGCCGCTGATGACCCAGGTCGTGCTGGCCGATTTCATCACCGAAGGCCATTTCGGCCGCCATGTCAGGCGCATGCGGGTCATCTATGGCGAACGCGCCGAGGCCCTGAACGCCGCGGCGCGCGACTATTGGACGGGCCTCGTCGCCGTGCCGCCGATCGAGGCCGGGCTCGATATTGCCGCCCGGCTCCTCCGCCATGGCGACGATGTCGCGATAACCCGCCGCGCCGCCGCGGCCGGCATCGAGACCCGCCCGCTGTCGGTCTGGCGCCAGGATCGCAAGGGGCCTGCAACGCCCGGCCTGATCCTCGGTTTCGCCACCACCCCGCCGGCCATGATCCGCGCCGCCGCCGCCGGCCTCGCCCGTGTGCTGGAGGCGGCGCCGCGGCAGTGAGCCGGACGAGGCTCGCACCTGAACCACCGACGTCACCCCCGGGCGACGGGAAGGGGGTCCAGGAGTTGCAGGGCACCTGCCCCCAACGTCGAGAAACCAGCTCGACGAACATGCACTGGGCGGGCCGCCTTGTTGGCTGCTGGACCCCTTCCCTCGCTTCGCTCGCCGGGGGTGACGTAGCTCGCCCCGCAACGCCCCGCCCCTACAACTCTTCGCGAGCATCACCCGGCGCCCGCTGCCATCGGGCGATCATGGTCCTATGTTGGAGCGCTTCCAATCTCCACACCTCCGCGAGGCAGCCATGGCGATCACCCTCACCATCAACGGAACCGCCCACAGCGTCGATGTCGACGGCGACACGCCGCTGCTCTGGGTGCTGCGCGACGTGCTTGGACTGACCGGCACCAAATTCGGCTGCGGCGCGGCGCTCTGCGGCGCCTGCACCGTGCATGTCGACGGGGTTGCGACGCGCTCCTGCGTCACCCCGGTGGAGAGCCTGGGCACCGCCAAGGTCACCACCATCGAGGCCTTGAGCGAGACATCCCAGGGCAAAGCCCTCCAGAAAGCCTGGCTCGATCTCGAAGTGGTGCAATGCGGTTATTGCCAGTCGGGCCAGCTGATGGCGGCGGCGGCCCTGCTCGCCGAGACGCCGAAACCGGACGATGCCGCGATCGACGCCGCCATGTCCAGCAATGTCTGCCGCTGCGGCACCTATCAGCGCATCCGCGCCGCCATTCACCAAGCCGCCGCTTAAGGGGGAGAGCACCATGTCGAACGCAACACTCGCCCCTGCTCTCGACCGCCGCGCCCTCCTGAAAACCGGCGCCGGCCTGGTCGTCGCCGTCGTCCTGCCCACGGGCCTCGGCCCGGCCTTGGCCCAGCCCCAGCGGAACTTCACCCCCGATGCCTTCATCCGCATCGACAACCAGGGCGGCATCACCCTGGTCATGCCGATGATCGAGATGGGCCAGGGCACCTATACCTCGCTCGCCATGCTGATCGCCGAGGAGCTGGAGGTCGATCTCGACGAGGTCACCGTCGCCCATGCCCCGCCCGACGACAAGCTCTACGCCAATGCCTTGCTCGGCGCCCAGATGACCGGCGGCTCCACCTCGATCCGCGGCTTCTGGACGCCCTTGCGCCAGGCCGGCGCCACCGCCCGCGGCCTGCTGATCGCGGCCGCCGCCAAGGAATGGGGCGTCGACCCCGCGACCTGCAAGGCCAGCCATGGCGTCGTCTCGGACGGCGGCTCGCGCCGGCTCGGTTATGGCGAACTGGCGGCCGCCGCCGCGGCCCTGCCGGTGCCGGCGCCGGCCAGCGTCACCTTGAAACAGCCGAAAGACTTCACCTTGATCGGCACGCCGGCGAAACGCGTGGATGCGCCCGACAAGGTCACCGGCCGCGCCGCCTTCGGCATCGACGTCAAGCTGCCCGGCATGGGCATCGCGGCGATCGCCGTCTCGCCGGTCTTCGGCGGCAAGCCGAAAACGGTGAACCAGGCCGCTGCCCGCGCGGTCAAAGGCGTGCGCCAGGTCGTCATCATCGACGAGGCCGTGGCTGTCGTCGCCGACCATATGGGCGCCGCCAAGAAGGGGCTCGCGGCCGCCGCCATCCAGTGGGACGACGGGCCGAATGCCAGGCTCTCCAGCGCCGACATCATCCGCCAGCTCGACGAGGCCTCGAAACAGCCGGGCGCGGTGGCGCGCAACGAAGGCGAT
This portion of the Phreatobacter stygius genome encodes:
- a CDS encoding UDP-glucose dehydrogenase family protein, which encodes MKITIVGAGYVGLVTGACLAAIGHDVVVVDRDGPKIAALRRGVMPIYEAGLDRLVAETAAAGRLSFETSLAPAVATSQAVFICVGTPPRPADGHADLASVYAVAAEIAQALAGFTLVVTKSTVPVGTGDEVEAIIREVAPDARVAVVSNPEFLREGVAIADFMRPDRIVVGGEDDGALGLMAALYAPITDAGSPLVTTNRRTAELIKYAANCFLALKITYINEIANLCEEVGADVEDVSRGIGLDSRIGAKFLKAGPGFGGSCFPKDMLALMKTAQDHGVPLRSVETAVAVNDARKGEMVRKIIRAAGGSVQGKSIAVLGLTFKPDTDDMRSAASLIILPRLIKAGASIRAYDPAGMAHAAPLLPGVVMAASALEAAEGADLAVLVTEWAEFSTLDLGALGRVLKNPLLVDLRNLFDPLAAERSGLRYVSVGRGDSPEAMPLTGHQPFAAMQQKLLAVS
- the galE gene encoding UDP-glucose 4-epimerase GalE — protein: MTVLVTGGAGYIGSHMVLELLDAGEPVIVLDNLSTGFAWAVDKRATLVVGDMGDQDFVERVIRHHGADAIIHFAARIVVPDSVADPLGYYLANTVKTRAVMAAAVATGVKNFIFSSTAAVYGTPEVMPVNEDAATRPESPYGTSKLITEWMLRDAAAAHDIRYVVLRYFNVAGADPKGRTGQSTPNATHLIKVAVQTALGLRDKMDVFGTDYPTPDGTCVRDYIHVTDLVRAHSAALAYLRAGGTSMVANCGYGRGYSVQEVIDTVREVTRVQFRTDYAPRRPGDAAAVVADPSRVKATLAWVPAHENLGEIVEHAYAWERRLANGPK
- a CDS encoding DUF6463 family protein — translated: MIRWSARAMIALGLLHLGVLGLDAAADMPGWLRLGLWTLEHWQPPAGQPRPVLDSNLSFWTTVGSFAVPLLILAQLVLWLDRRGLPVPAFIGWSLAAWLTVAALVIEPSGFPVGVAAAGCLIVGSDRQGR
- a CDS encoding ester cyclase gives rise to the protein MQTERMALLNAHVAAENAHRMAETLATLHQDCLFEDMATGQVFHGRAGAEAHYRQWWDAFGLTFSRGAEDRGHWTEDGSYVGQGRFEGRHVGTFLGIPPTGKLVSYRFCVFVGFRDGLMAGERFYYDLAGLLRQVDAADWRPEAAA
- a CDS encoding PLP-dependent aminotransferase family protein, encoding MRQADDRMLVLAPPGAGLTRQDWLTREIRRAILDGRLIAGALLPASRDLARLHGVSRGTVVAAYGQLADEGYVRGQVGRGTVVAARLAEPPRARRPQPVPALDPGLSARGEALARPRFPMVPPAAGTQAFRAGQPDLEAFPLGLWTRLAARRSRLNQRGLLADGDPRGYRPLREAIAAHVAASRGFACGPDDVVVVGSVQQALDLAARLTLDPGDQAVVEDPGYPAAAQVLAAAGAVLVPVSVDAEGLDVADALARAPSARFVHVTPARQAPLGVPLSLARRMRLIAWAAETGAIVFEDDYDGEYRFAGRPLAALKSLDRADKVIYAGTFSKLMFPGLRLAFVVLPDRLREPFAAALSLTARHAPLMTQVVLADFITEGHFGRHVRRMRVIYGERAEALNAAARDYWTGLVAVPPIEAGLDIAARLLRHGDDVAITRRAAAAGIETRPLSVWRQDRKGPATPGLILGFATTPPAMIRAAAAGLARVLEAAPRQ
- a CDS encoding (2Fe-2S)-binding protein yields the protein MAITLTINGTAHSVDVDGDTPLLWVLRDVLGLTGTKFGCGAALCGACTVHVDGVATRSCVTPVESLGTAKVTTIEALSETSQGKALQKAWLDLEVVQCGYCQSGQLMAAAALLAETPKPDDAAIDAAMSSNVCRCGTYQRIRAAIHQAAA